The genomic stretch TGTGCAGAGCCAAGTACACAGCGTACTCAAGCAATGAGCATTGGCTTCCTCTCTGTGAAAGCTCTGGGCTCAGACCTCATGGTAGCAGAAATCAATGTGGGCTAATGGGCAGGGAGAGAGTTGGAGAAAGCAGCATTGCGCCTACAGGATCAACCAAGCGACCCACAGTCTTGGGCATGCTGAGATGTGAGCTCTGCTTTTCTTAGGTATTCTGCATCTTACAGCAGGCAGCTACCAGGGCAGCTGGCACCAACTTTGCAGCTTCCCTATGGACACCTCTGCAGAGCCCTCACTCATGAATCTATTTCAGGTTGCTCTTAAACCAGCTCATATAGATAGGAGAAAATCCCCAGTCTACTCAGCTGGTGCATTTGAAGTGTTAGAAACATCACTAAGGcaataaagcttttctttctctttttttatccctcctgttaaaaataaaaacctgctcAGAAGCTGTATTCCCTCtctcatgcacacacacttttctgtagaaaaagcTCAGCCACATTGCAACCATGATCTGTGGGATCATACGTCTGTAGGTAAACACACACAGCTATCAGGCACTCCTGTGGAGGCACAGGCATTACAGTATCAGTCAGGTACAGAACAAAATCTTAAGTTTCCTCCCTAGGTCTGGGGTGTACCATGCCACGCTCATTCAATCAGTCTGTTATAGTTAACAGCACTTGGACATCCATGCCCACACAGGGGCTGAATTTGGGCTGGGCCACTGTTCAGCAGGGGTAGGGATGTAGGTCAATTTAACAGCCTGGTATGCAGAAATCACTATGTTTGATGTCCCAGCAACAGACACTGTATCACCCATTGTGCATCTCAGTTAGTCAGCACATCCCAAGCAGTTACATGGTGACCACTGATGCTCCTTATGTggtgctgccctgcagaggccaAGGTGGCAAGGTCTGCTCCAGATGAAGCCTTCCATGGAATATGTGGTGTTGAAGGTAGTGATAAGAGAACAGTGTCTTTCCAAGAAAGTCACCTCTTTTCAGAGTGAAAGCCAAGCTCCCATGACAGAAACAAACCAGCATCTTGCTCACTTCTCATGTGGCACGTTAAGGCTATGTTCTGTCCGTGTTTGTTTCAAAAGGAATTGCAGGACATCATTCGAGAGTCCAGGtgttctctttctgtcttccaaCACAACCTCTCCCTCAGCTGGCTTTGAAAAACAAGCAGTAGTGGGGTGGTTTGGAAAGATCTTACACCCATCTCTATTCAAGACCACCTGGGCCATCTGCAGACAACGCAACGTGTATTTTGTTCCATCCCGGTTTGCTAGCTCTGAAATCTTCTGCGACAGACATTGTGATGCAGCCTTGTAGGAGGGATCCATTCTGTCTGGCCGTTTTTTGCAATACATTTTGTAGAAGCCATCAAGACATTTCCTGACACTGGTATCTTCCACACTATCATGTTCATACACCCATGAGAGAGCAGCATCATTAGGTTCAGTGGTCTCACACACCCCCACTTTTGGATAACATCTCACGTTTGCTTTCCCAGACCTTCCAGCAGAAAAGCTCGGAGGAGCTGCAGATGGTAGACTGTTCTCTCCTGCAAGCACAAGATCAATGAAACTCATTAGTCACCAGGTCATCCCTGtggcaaaatctttttttggcCCCCCCTCACTGCAGTCTGGCAAGCAGGCTCTGTGCAGGAGTGAGCTAAGTACTGCTTTAAACTTGCCTGGACTGCCAGAGGGGCTTGATGCATAGATTCATACAAGATGGGCTGTATTTGGGGATCTCATAGTTGTCCCAGCCTCACGCTATTGCAGTGCAGTGATTGAACCTACTTGGTAGTACAAACCTCCCAGCTCCTCTCGGTCATATTTCCAAAGAGGTGAAAATTgggccctgctgctgctggagacaaCGGCTGACCCACAGGAAAGTCTAGTTTGCAGCTGAAGCAGTTCTGCgtgtttcctttttctccctttatcCATGGGTCTAATCCTTCCCTTTTCATAGTTCTCAATTTTACTCCTACAGCACAATGTGCAGTCTTGTCCTCCAGCTTTCAGGGTGATCTAGAGCCTCCAAACTGAAACTGTTACAGTAACTGCACGGAGTTTGTGCTTCCCCATGAAGTCCCATCTTTGCAGCCCAGCTGCACTAAACACTCTTCCCTCATCCTGCAGGAATTTTTATAGGTAACATTTACGGAAAGGCCGAGGACTCATTCTTGCCtagctcttctcttccttccttgctgACCCACATCTCTGGACAAGTCAGGGCtgtgtttctcttctgctccaATGCAATCAACAGGGATGCTTTGTACTTGCACATAATTAATACAGCATCAGCATAGAGACATTTGGCAATGACGTGACCAGCATGATCAGCAAGCCATACAGACCTTCTACTAGGAACAGCCTCCATAAAGAGACCTTGAATTGGGCTCTGGTACCCCGGGAGTGCCTCTAACTGCAATCTCATCTCTGAGCCCACCGCACCAGCATGTTTGCCAAGCACCTGAGTCACCGACAAGAAAATTTTCCAGGACTCAGCCAGAGGTTGCACAGCCGTCAACTGCAAGTTACATAAGCAGGATGCAGGGAGTCAGAAAATAGCTTGGTCTTTTCTAATTCTGTGAAATATGAAGCAGAGTGCAATCCTTCATTTCGGTAAGAGACCACGTTCAAAGGAAATTCCAGTGCGGTGGCAGAAGGCTGTTCTTTCCCTCCCAGTACACAAAGAGCTAACCTCCCCTTCCTGAGTGATCAGAgattcattaaaatgaaattaagatgTCTGTGCAGCCGTACTGTACAttgcctctttcttctttcccctaTTTCCTATCTTTGatctttcttttcaatttcaCTTCATCTCTGATTCTGCAGTTTTAAATAGAACTTTTCCTCCTCTTGTAATGTGTCATTTCCAATGCAGTACAAAGAAAAGCTTAGTGGCCTTCTTTTAACATCAATATATGCCATCAGAGTAGCAAATCAGAGCTAATCAAAAAGAACAGGTCCATTCTGCCTCAATAATCTCTCAGCCTTGGTGCCTATGTTATAAGTTAGAACTGAAGCCTCATGCATCTCTGATAATTCAATCAAGTGGCACTTGCGCTCAGACTCCTGTGGCAATTGCAAACCCCTGTGCTGGGCTGTCATCTTGCTACTTCTTACACACAGCTCACAGACATATTTTGtaaaagagcagcagctgcctccagctACAAATCTCAACCCTACATGATCTGTGAAGAGCAAAATCCTGTTGGTTTCATGGTATTAGGGGAGACCTTTGCAATGATGTTCTGCCTTTCTCCCATGATCTTacattggatattaggaaaaatttcttctctgaaacggttatcaaacattggaacaggctgcccagggaagtggttgagtcaccatccctggaagtatttaaaagatgtgtagatgtggcacttagggacatgcTTTAGTGGTGGAGTTGGCAGTGTTAGttttacggttggactcgatgatcttaaaggtcttttccaacttaaactcttccattctattctattctattctattctattctattctattctattctattccagTATGACCTATAAAGCAGCCATCCTCTGTTGAAGGACAAACCACCGAAGAAGTGACCGGTTAAGTATTTCAGGGGTATATTTTGGGGTCTGATTAGTCAGAAAGTACTCAATTATATTATTGGAAgaagagttttctttcagttactGATTCAAATTTATGTATCTCTATTTTTCAACAGTAGGCCCTATCCTCTTAGTGGATTACTTTTCAGCAAAGCCTTCTTAAGGCAAGACATGAAAAGTTAGAGGCAGAATTCCCAGAACCAATCTATATCCCACAAAGTTGCACCTTTCCTCAGCTTTCCTGACAATTTCCCAATACCTTCTCAAACTATACACCAAGACTGATCTTTGCAAATACACTCAACCCTTTTCCTCCCTAAAAGACATCAGTCGAGGTAGAGGTCCTTCCTCAACACCCTCTAAAGAGTTGATACTGCTGTTGTAATTCACAGATCTCCTGAATGATTTATAAACCACAGGGCAGAAGCCCAGTAGCTGGATGCCTGCAGGGTCCAGAAAGAGCTGCTCAGCTGGGGCACACGTacagcacacaaacacaccaTATAGGCCAGCAAACATGCTGCTAAAGGCAAAGGGAGCATTAAACTAATaattccctttccctctccatGCACCTGCACCCCTCAAGAAAGCCAGGATTCCCTGATAACACAGCTGCATTGCTTCAAAGCTAGACCTCTCTGGCCAGctctcagcagcaagaaaaacGTAGTTTTGTAAACTCTTTATCCTTCGATGGCAAACTTAACACACAGCTGTTGGCCCAACACCTACAAAAGTCAATGTAAAGATGAGCAGGGCTGAAAACTCGCACTCTGTTTGCCTGCCATGGAGTTTCACCACCAGAGAATCTGgctcaaattatttttagctgttttcACTCATTTATACTACCAAGCATGtgttaaaggggaaaaaaatccaacaaaaaaagccccccaaaactGAAACAGGTCATTACTCATGTCTTGATTTCATTCTCACATGATGGATAATCATCAGTAAGAATGTATATTATTTCATCTGTGCCTCCACTCCATGCTAATTGAAGTTCAGCATTTGCAACTTATTAGTATAAGACCTGGGGGCTGAAAAAAGGATATTCTTTGTGTTTATAAATCTGCTGATGAAAATTTAAAGTCTCCATCTGGTACAAGCACATAACCCTACCGCCCAAAGCACACAACCAAATCCTGCTTTGGACTTGGGCCACTTTCAGTGATGCAACAACTCTGcaatattattatttgcacTTCTACAAAAGCAGCTCAGTTAGTGGTTTGAGTGTCCATGCGTTCAAGCACATACAGTCAGAGTGTAAAATAAGACATCTTTCAAACAGCAGAGCTCCTACACTGCTGGCTTTCTGGGGAAAGAAATCCCCCCCAATTCAGGTGGGCAGCAATCCCTGCAGCTGCTGATGCTTCACTTGAGCTGGTGTTGCTGTGATATCTCTCTCTGTCCCTTGCAAGGGTTTAGCTGGGTGCCAGTAGCTGCTAATTCTCTAGTTACATCTGTAGCTGGATTTGTCCAAGcttcctgccctctcccacACTGTCTGACTGCCTCCTAGGAACTCTGCGTGTAGGATGTGTGGTTCCCCTCCCGCCCAGTACGCAAAGGCCCATCCTATTATGAGAGTCTGTGAGATTTATCCTGTAGATCTGCCTATGGGAGAGCTAAACCACAGTGTTTTGTCATCAACAGTTCTGTGAAAAGGGCAATTACATCACTTGTTTTAGGGCAGGAATCATTTGCCCTAGGGCTTAGGAATGACTCACCCCTGGCACAGATGGAGTCCAAACCCACTAAATGAGCGTCAATCCCATATCCaccccagagctgctctggTGTTCTCAGGTGTTAGACACTACTGGAGCAGTCATGTTCGACAAGGGCAGCAAGCCCCATCTCTAAATGGTTCAAGCCCTTGACCCCTTTCAGCTATTTGACTGACCACATACTGTGGATACCTTGGAGCAATGGCTGCATTTCTCTGGGTGCCTCTATTGTGCTACCCTAAACAAGGACCAAGAAAACTATGAtactgagaaaagcaaataatttttttgaacaGAACTAAATTAATCTGGAGACATACAATTACCCTTATGTTCACACTAGTGATTGAAGTTCAACCAGATGTTAGTTAGATGATGCTAGAGCACATCCCTATGTTGTAAAGCCAATGATAGGACTGTTATCCAGAGTATCTCAGAGTGACAGAGATTATTTAGGTACTCAACTCTAAGATGGTGTACTGAGAAAACATGTGTCTCCTTCCTGCTACAGCCATCCTGCCAGCTGTGAAGGCCCGAAGAGACCATTAGGATTAGCTTATCTGAAGAAATGTCCCTGAACAAAGATTACGAGAAAACTGAGCAACACaacagtggaaaggaaaaacaaaggaaaggagGGAGCTAGATGAGAGAGAAACTCTTTCCTTGTGTGAGACGACTATCCCAAAAGTTGCCAATACTTTACCTACTATCCCTGGGAATAGATGGGGGTAAGCATAACtgaatacagctttttttcagaggatctgaagagcagaaagagataTGTTCTAGCTGGGGAGACAAACTCCAGCTATGGACTCCCATGTCAGACCTTAGAATACTGCCTTGCCTGTGGCACCACCAAGATTTTACGTCAAGTTCAAGATCTGCAAGAGACCACAGATCATGCCTCTTGGCATCACAGTTAATTGGTGCTCCCAAACTTTTCCtcagagagaaagacagaagacTCTCTTCTGTCAGTCACAAAATCAGCCACTTCTTGCCCTGGACACTGCACCTGTCCTGGACGCTGCCACCTGTACCTCAGTGTGCTCTTTCTACCCACGAGTCTTCTCCTCACTGTGACTTGCTACAGTTATAGTCAACACATTCTTGACATCCATGGGCAATGATGACTCACACAAGAAGGACAAAAGTTACCAGTTGGTTTGGTTGATGGTACTCATTAAAAAGGGGCCATTCAGAAGTTCTCACAGATtgtattatttctctttttccccatcaACCTGCTAGGATGTACCTGGGATGAAAGCAATCATCCACAAATAAGAAAGGGTCCCTAATTTTGTGGTTGCTATTAAGTGATACAACAAGTGAACATAGATGCTGTCCCTGAGGGTTGCTACAGCCCTCTCACCACTCCTACAAAATCCCTTCTTGCCTCTCCATCAGACATGTCCATATGGCGTGGGAAGGCTCTAGCAGAGGCGATACTACTTGGGTTTGAGCAAAGCTCCGAGCTGACAGCAAATCTGTGCCAAAACACATTATTTTGGGGATGTATCTATCTGCACAGGAAGCAAGAACAGGTCCCATGTCACAGCAGAACTCCCTACATGCCCATGCACCTCGCAATTACATGTGTTGAACACTTGAGACAGCTAATGCAGAGAAaaccatcctttttttctttccacctgGTTGATTTCCAGTAGGAGTGAGTATATCATGATGGTAATGCAATTCCACTCTGCtctgggaagaaagaagaaatttaaggAAAATTTAGCAGGAGCTCATTATACGCCAATCTCACACAGCACCTCAGCCTGCCAGTAATCGTATACCAGAGTGCTCAGGCATTGCAAAGTCAGACATTTTGGGACCAAATCCTATTGCCCTTACTTGCATTAATAAAATTTCCATTGATTACAACAGTTAAAAAACCCATATGTGAACTGCTGATTACATCCCTTTACATGAACTAGAATATATTTGCATTGTATGACTTCCACTACTAACATTTAAATTGGAATAGCACCAAAAAAACAAGTATCAAAAATCAAGTATCATTCTGCTAGGTGCTCTACAAACACCTATTATCACTTTGAGTAAATGACAGATCCTAAAGCCTTTCTTGTACAGTATTGAAGAATTATGGTAGAGTTTACAATTTCTCTACATACATCTCTGCCTagcagaaaacagctgttttcttcttgcatcATTGTTTGGAAAACCTtacagcatttaaagaaaaggcaaaatggaaTTTTCGATAACATTATAATTGAAAAAGACTGTTGTAAGCAGAGAAAATTTGTTCCTTGTgggtatttaaaatgtgaactGAAAGTGAAAATAAGAATATAATAAGCCTTGCTACCTTGCTGTTTCCCTCATGACACACAAACCAGCCCTTTCATGCCATAATATGCAGTAGATTATAGCTCACAAAACAGTATCTGTGAGACTCTGCTCTACACATGACATAACTAGCTATATTCTTCATCCGCCAGCCCACAGGAGAGGCACATGTTGCTGTGTCTGATTGCTGAGGAGCTAGCTGGGAGCTGTGCAAAAACTGGCTGCTCTGTCAGGAGACCTGGAGGAGGTGAGCGTGGGAGGGTGGGCAAAAGGCAGCAAGAAGGTAAGGAAGAGGCTGGAGGAATTTGGGGTATGGAGCAGAAGAGGGAGGCAATGATGGAGGAATAGCACTGGGTATAGCCCAGTACTGAGTCAGGctccctgcttttttcttctacctGCTGCATGTTTGTGGTGTGAAATGTTGGGGGGGCTTTAATTTGCGTGCAATAAGATGTAAACAGTTATTCCAGGGAAGCATAAACCCTTCCCTTTCTAACTCCCTTAGGAAtttaaaattcaagaaaaataaaaagcctggCAAATGGTaaagtgcttttgaaatgcaataAGGAGGCATAGCACATCCCCCTAGACACTATTCCAAATGTCACACTTGGAATTAAGCTCTGCCCTGCTCTGAGAGCTCACAGCTGATGCCTGCTGTGCCATACTTTTAAGGCAGCTGGAAAACTCAGCTAAATGAAATCTTTCAGAGATTGCACTAGTTAAACATGATGGATTTAATAAACCACAGAGCAAGTCAGCTACAATATGAACTCTTACAAATTAACACTCTTTATTTGCTGAAAGCCAAGAGATAGGCACCACTGCCATCTCACAAACCTGTTCCTAAGCAACCAGGCCCCACGGTCCAGGGCAATAGGTATGGGCAGAAACAGCGGCAGCATCATAAATACCATCTCTTATGGCTGTGCCCCAAAAGCCTGCTGCTGATATATCCTCAGCCAGGCCTCAGAGCAATGCACATTGGATGTAACTGTCTGTGAACAGCTGCTGTAAGTGCAACAGCATACAGGAACATCTCTCATTGCAAAGATCCCAGGTATCTCTGAAGAGATGGGCAGCAACTTAACTGGGGTGcttgagattttatttttacaaggcAAGCTCCTGCCTTGGAGCTCATCACCATTCTAAAAATAGAAAGAGCAAAGTTAAGAACTCTTCAAATAGGTATACTTAGAGTTATTTAGTTTACATGATTCTGTAGGCAGTAAAAACCCCTAAAGCATCCTATTTGTCTCaaattgtgattttaaaaaagcacctTAAGATCTAAGGTTAAAGACTCTACTATCAAGAGTAACCTTTTTCTGTGgcgtggtttaagcccagccagcaactaagcaccatgcagccactcacttcccccctccctggtgggatggggaagagaatcagaagaaaaagataaaacctcgtgggttgagataaggacagtttaataggagaACACAACGAGAGaagaaacaataacaacaatactactaataaaagaatatgtaaagcaatttttcctgcctaaaaattataaatgcaattgctcaccactcggAACCCAACGCTCAGCCCGTTCCTGAGCTGTgattccccctccccatccagctcctccagctatatactgagcatgatcTGAGCATGGTATCAAATATCCCCTTGGGTAGTTTGGGTCAGTCATCCTGgccgtgccccctcccagccccttgTGAAAAATAaccctatcccagctgaacccaggacactctggaacataaataa from Buteo buteo chromosome 9, bButBut1.hap1.1, whole genome shotgun sequence encodes the following:
- the SHLD1 gene encoding shieldin complex subunit 1 isoform X1, which gives rise to MEGKETSPSHHSEESSILDLPSVCDLAEHFLPPHSSENSEELFHSVGTFPSPPTGENSLPSAAPPSFSAGRSGKANVRCYPKVGVCETTEPNDAALSWVYEHDSVEDTSVRKCLDGFYKMYCKKRPDRMDPSYKAASQCLSQKISELANRDGTKYTLRCLQMAQVVLNRDGCKIFPNHPTTACFSKPAEGEVVLEDRKRTPGLSNDVLQFLLKQTRTEHSLNVPHEK